One region of Oryza sativa Japonica Group chromosome 5, ASM3414082v1 genomic DNA includes:
- the LOC4338350 gene encoding cytochrome c1-2, heme protein, mitochondrial, whose translation MAAGRGINQLLRRTLHNQSSGSSLLSSFRIKHEESSAGLRALALLGVGASGLLSFATIASADEAEHGLAAAEYPWPHAGILSSYDHASIRRGHQVYTQVCASCHSMSLISYRDLVGVAYTEEETKAMAAEIEVVDGPNDEGEMFTRPGKLSDRFPQPYPNEQAARFANGGAYPPDLSLITKARHNGQNYVFALLTGYRDPPAGVQIREGLHYNPYFPGGAIAMPKMLIDGAVEYEDGTPATEAQMGKDVVSFLSWAAEPEMEERKLMGVKWIFLLSLALLQAAYYRRMRWSVLKSRKLVLDVVN comes from the exons ATGGCTGCTGGTCGGGGCATTAACCAGCTCCTACGGAGAACACTCCATAATCAGTCCTCA GGCTCATCTCTGCTATCCTCGTTCCGGATAAAGCATGAAGAATCCTCCGCTGGACTGAGAGCATTGGCTCTTCTTGGAGTTGGTGCTTCTGGTCTTTTAAGCTTTGCTACAATAGCTTCTGCAGATGAAGCTGAGCATGGTTTGGCAGCAGCTGAATATCCCTGGCCACATGCTGGCATTCTTAGCTCTTATGACCATGCATC TATTCGGCGTGGACATCAAGTTTATACACAAGTGTGTGCCTCTTGCCATTCCATGTCATTAATTTCGTACCGAGATTTGGTTGGTGTGGCCTACACTGAAGAAGAAACAAAGGCTATGGCTGCTGAGATTGAGGTGGTTGATGGTCCTAATGATGAGGGTGAAATGTTCACACGTCCTGGTAAGTTAAGTGACCGGTTCCCACAACCATATCCAAATGAGCAAGCAGCCCGTTTTGCAAATGGTGGGGCATACCCACCAGATCTCAGTCTTATCACGAAG GCAAGGCACAATGGCCAGAACTATGTGTTTGCTCTTCTTACTGGTTACCGTGATCCACCTGCCGGTGTTCAG ATCCGTGAGGGTTTGCATTACAATCCCTACTTCCCTGGTGGTGCCATAGCTATGCCCAAGATGCTTATAGATGGAGCTGTTGAATATGAAGATGGTACTCCTGCCACTGAAGCCCAG ATGGGCAAGGATGTCGTTTCGTTCTTGTCATGGGCAGCTGAACCTGAGATGGAAGAGAGGAAACTG ATGGGAGTGAAATGGATCTTCCTACTGTCACTTGCACTTCTCCAAGCCGCATACTACCGTCGCATGAGGTGGTCCGTCCTGAAGTCACGCAAGCTGGTCCTTGATGTTGTCAACTGA